CGCGCAGGGTGCGGAAGGTGTCGTCGGCCTCGGTGAGGTCGGGCTGGGCCTGCTCGACCCGCGCCCCTCCCGCGGCGAGACTCTCCCCCGCCGCCGCGACGACCCCGGACACCTCGGCGTCGACCTCGAGCAGCCCGGCCAGGTCGACGCTCAGCGCGACCCGGAGCCCCCTCAGGTCGCCCGCCACCGGCGGGGCGAACGACCGGCCCGGCTCCGCCAGCGCGGTCGGCACGCGCGGGTCGGGTCCGGCGATCACCGACAGCAGCAGGGCGACGTCGCCGACGTCCCGCGCCAGCGGGCCGCTGGTCGCCGTGGTCTCCCAGAGGTTGTCGGTGGGCCACGACGGCACCCGTCCCAGCGACGGCCGCAGCCCGACCACCCCGCAGAACGACGCCGGGTTGCGCAGCGAGCCGCCCATGTCGGAGCCGTCGGCGAGCGGCACCATCCCCGCGCGCAGGGCACAGGCCGCTCCCCCGCTGGAGCCGCCGGCCGAGCGGGTCGGGTCGACCGGGTTGAGGGTGGCGCCGAAGACCGGGTTGAAGGTGTGCGAGCCGGCCGCGAACTCCGGCACGTTGGTCTTCCCGATCGGCACCACACCCGCCGCCCGGATCCGTTCGACGACCAGCTCGTCGGCGTCGGGCACGTGGTCGGCGAAGAGCGGCGAGCCGTACGTCGTCCGCCAGCCCGCGACGTCGTGGGTGTCCTTGAACGCGAACGGCAGGCCGTGCAAGGGGCCGAGGTCGGCACCGCTCGCCGTCCGCTCGTCGGCGGCGTCGGCCGCGGCCCGGGCGCGCTCCTCGTCGAGTGACACGATCGCGTTGAGCTGCGGGTTGCGCTCGGCGATCCGGGCCAGGTGCAGGTCCAGGAGCTCGCGGGCCGAGATCTCGCGACGTCGTACGCCGTCGGCCATGGCCCGCGCGGTCGACTCGACGGTCAGCCCCGTCACCGGCGCCGCCGGCCGACGAGCGAGCCGGCGAGCACGCCGAGCAGGACCAGTCCGGCGCCGACCGCGATCCCCTTGCGGAACTCCTGTTGGGCGTCGACGGAGCGGGCGGGGGCGGTGAAGACCCGGCCGACCTCGGGCGCGGCCGAGGTGGCACCAGGCGTGATCGCCCGGTCGGGTGCGCCTCCGCCACCCGGGCGCGGGCCGGCGGAGGCGATCGCCTCGCCGACGTTGGCGAAGAACTCCCCCGCGGTGCGCCTGGAGACCGAGGCGAGCAGCCGCTGACCGACCCCGCCGACCATGCCGCCCACGGTGGCGTCCGCGTCGTACTCGACCACGGTCTGGCCGCCGGACTCACGGAAGGAGACCTCGACCGTGGCGTCGATCGTCCCGGGGGCGCCGGCCCCCTGGAGGCGCATCACCAGCGACTCGTGCGGGACCAGGTCGGAGAGCCTGCAGGTGCCGTCGTAGGACCCCCGGATCGAGGCGACGCCGGCGGTGACGGTCAGGTCGTAGGCGTGCTCACCGGCCGCGACCAGCCGCTCGCAGCCGGGGATGGTGCGGACCAGGACGGCCGGGTCGAGCAGCGCCTCCCAGACGGTCTCGACCGGGTAGGGAATGGCCTCGCGGCCGGTGATCCTCATGGGCGCTCCTCGTGGTCTCGACTCCGCTGCGCCACCGGCGTGGCGGGGTGTCGGCGGCGCAGGTCGAACAGCTCGGACGGCGAGATCGGCATCGCGGTGATCGCGAGCCCGGGATGGTAGGGCTGCTCGGCGTCGGAGACCGCGGAGGCGAAGACCGCCGCCGACGGGATCACCCCGGCCTCGCCGGCGCCCTTGATGCCCAGCGGGTTCAGCGGCGACGGCGTCTCGAGATGGTCGATGTCGATCCGGGCGGGGATCTCGGTGACGTAGGGCATCAGGAAGTCCATGAACGACGCGTTGAGCAGCTGGCCGGAGTCGTCGTAGGCCATCCGCTCGTAGAGCGCCCCCGCGATGCCCTGGGCCACGCCGCCGTGGATCTGGCCCTCGACGATCATCGGGTTGATCAGCCGGCCGCAGTCGTGGACGACGGCGTACTTCAGGATCGAGATCTCGGCGGTCTCCGGGTCGGTCTCGACGATCACCGCGTGCATGCCGGAGGCGAAGGTCGACCGCTCGGGTGAGTAGAAGTCACGACCTTCGAGCCCGGGCTCGTCGTCCTCGGCGACCGGCGGCTTCCCGGGGTCGCCGACCGAGAACTGGGTGGCCGCCTTGGACGCCTCGTCGAAGGCGTAGCGGAGCGGGTTGGACAGGACGGCGACGGTGCCGAGGTCGATGGACGCCTCCGTGCCGCGCACCGAGACGACCCCGTCGACGATCTCGAGGTCGTCGACGGAGGCCTCGAGCGCCTCCGCCGCGATCCGCAACGCCTTCTCGCGAGCCCGGGTCGCAGCCAGGTGGATCGCCGAGCCGCTCATCACCGCGGCCCGCGAGGCGAAGGTGCCGACGGCGTACGGCATCCGGCGGGTGTCGCCGGTGACCACCTCGACGTCCTCGAACCGGCAGCCGAGCACGTCCGCGACGAGCTGGGCGAAGACCGTGGCGTGGCCCTGTCCCTGGGTGGTCAGCCCGGTCGCGACCTTGACCTTGCCGGAGGTCTCGACGTGCACGTGGGCTCCCTCGTAGGGGCCGACGCCCGTGCCCTCGACGTAGCAGGCGAGCCCGATGCCGACTCGGCGGCCCTGGCGCGCCATCTCCTCACGGAACGCCGGGAAGTCGTCCCAGCCGACCAGCTCCTTGAGCTTGGCGAGCGAGGCGGGGTAGTCGCCCGAGTCGTACTCCAGCTCACGGCCGTCCTGGAAGACCAGCCCCTGGTCGAAGGGGAACTCGTCGGGCTGGATGAAGTTGGCCGCGCGCACCTCGGCGCGGTCCTTGCCGAGGGCCGCGGCGATCGCGTCCATGGTCCGCTCCATCACGTAGCAGCCCTGCGGGCGCCCGGCCCCGCGGTACGGCGTGACCATCACCGTGTTGGTGTAGAGGCTCTCGAAGACGACCCGGTAGGCGCCCGGCTTGTAGGGCCCGAGCAGCTGGGTCGAGGTGATGATCGGCACGATCAGCCCGTACGGCGTGTAGGCGCCGTGGTCGTGCCAGAACTCCACGTCGAGCCCGAGCACGCGACCGTCGTCGTCGTACCCGACCTCGACGTGGTGCACCTGCCCGCGCTCGTGCGCGGAGGAGATGAAGTGCTCGCGGCGGTCCTCGGTGAACTTCACCGTGCGACCGAGCTGCCGGGCCGCGAGCGGGACCAGGAGCTCCTCGGGCCACGGGTGGTTGATCTTGACCCCGAAGCCGCCGCCGACGTCGGGCGTGACCACGTCGACCTGGCCCAGGTCGAGCTCGAGCCGCGCCGCCACCGCAGCCCGGACGCCGGTCGAGGTCTGGGTGGAGGTCCACACCGTCATCCGCCCGACGTCGGGATCCCAGCGGGCCACCGTGCCGCGGCCCTCCAGCGGCATCGAGGCGCTCCGCTCGACGGTCAGGTCGAGGCTCAGCGTGTGCGGTGACGCCGCGATCGCGGCCCGGGCGTCGCCGTTCTCCTGCTCGAGCCGGGCGCCGACGTTGCCCGGCACGTCGTCGTGGACCAGGCGGTCGGCGGCCCGCGCCGCGTCGATCCCGACCACCGCCGGGAGCAGGTCGTAGGTCACCCGGATCCGGCCGACGGCGTCCTCGGCCAGGTAGCGGTCGTCGGCGACCACGAACGCGATGGCCTCACCGACGTGGTTGACCTCGTCCTTCGCCAGGGCGAACTGGGTCCGGCCGTGGGTGAGGGCCGGGTGCGGGATCAGCAGCGGCAGCGGGTCGGCCATCGGTCCGGTGAGGTCGTCGTGGGTCCAGACCAGGTGCACGCCGTCGAGGTCGAGCACGGCGCCGACGTCGATGTCGGTGATCCGGGCATGGGCGTGCGGCGAGCGCAGCACCGCCGCGTGGAGGGTGCCGACGCCGACGGCGATGTCGTCGACGTAGCGCCCCTGGCCGCGCAGGAAGCGCTGGTCCTCGGTGCGCTGCACCTTCTGCCCGAACAGCTTGGTGGTCATGCCTCACCACCCGCCAGCTCGGCGGCCCGGAGCACCGACCTCACGATGTTGGTGTAGCCGGTGCAGCGGCACAGGTTGCCCGCGACCATGTCGCGCGCGTCGTCCTCGGTCGGTGTCGGGTGCTGCCGCAGGCCTGCGGTGACGGTGGTCAGGAAGCCGGGCGTGCAGAAGCCGCACTGGAGCCCGTGGCACTCCAGGAACGCCTGCTGCACCGCGCCGAGGGTGCCGTCCGCCTCGGTCAGCCCCTCGACCGTGGTGATGTCGACGTCGACCGCCGAGACCGCGAACATCAGGCAGGAGCGGGTGGGTAGACCGTCGAGCAGCACCGTGCAGGCGCCGCAGACGCCGTGCTCGCACCCGACGTGGGTGCCGGTCAGGCCGAGGTCGTGGCGCAGCGCGTCCGACAGCAGGCGGCGGGCCGGCACCCGGAGGGCGTGGGCGACGCCGTTCACGGTGAGGCGGAGGTCGTGGAGCTGCTCGCTCATGGTCTCGACTCCGCTCGACCACCGAGGGGGTCCGCTCGACCACCGAGGGGGTCCGCTCGACCACCGAGGGGGTCCGCTCGACCACCGAGGGGGTCCGCTCGACCACCGACGGCGCGGGCGCGGGCGTCGTCGTACGCCTCTCTCAGGACCCGGACGGTGAGCACCCGGGCGAGGTGGGCGCGGTAGTCGGCACTGGCGTGGACGTCACCGACCGGGTCGAGCCGGCCCAGCGCCCGCTCGGCGGCCGCTGCGAGAGCCTCCGCGCCGACGTCGTCGAGCTCGACGTCCACCACCGTCGGGACGTCGCACACCGAGAGATAGGCGACCCAGGCCCGCGTGACCCGGTCACCCTCGACCCGGACCAGCGCGCCGGCCCCGCACATCGCGTAGTCGCCGTGCCGCCGCGCGAGCTCGGCGAAGGCGACGCCCTCGTCGGCGCCCAGCGCGGGGAAGAACGCCGACACCGCGATCTCGTCGTGGCGCACCGTCGACTCCAGCGGGCCGGCGAACAGCTCGTCGGCCGGGATCTCGCGGGTGCCGGCCGTCGACGCGACCCGCAGGTGCCCGCCGAGCAGCGCCAGGACCATCGGCAGCTCGGCCGCTGCGTCGGCGTGGACCAGTGAGCCGACCACCGTTCCGCGGTTGCGGATCGTCGCGTGGGCCACGTGGGCCAGGGCCAGGCCGAGCAACGGCTGCACCCGGCGTACGGCGGTCGAGGCGAGCACGTCGGCCTGCCGCGCCAGCGCCGGGACCTCGACCCCCTCGTCGGAGACCAGCACCTCGTCGAGTGCGGGCAGGCCGTTGATGTCGACCAGCGTGGTCGGCGCGGCCAGCCGCATGTTGAGCAGCGGCACCAGGCTCTGGCCTCCCGCCAGCACCTTCGCTCCCTCGTCGGCCGCCAGGGCCTCCAGGGCGTGCTGGAGGCCCTGCGGTCGGACGAAGGCGAACGGTGCGGGCTTCACAAGGCTCCTCGCGGTCAGGACCCGGGAGTCGCACGCTACCCGTGCGGAGGGCCCTCGACGTGCGCGCCGGGCGTGCCGACCGCCAGCATCGTGCCTTCGTCCTCGTCGGAGGCGATCAGGCGCGCGAGGTGGTAGCCGAGCAGGATCACGACCGTCCCGGCAGCGATGCCGCCGAGCTGGAAGTCCTTGGTGATCTCGAAGAACCCCGAGGTGCCCAGGCCGATGCCCAGGATCAGGCCGGCCGAGATCGGCACCAGGTTGATCGGTCGGCCGAAGTCGACGTCGTTCTCCTTCCAGATCTTGGCGCCGAGCAGCCCGATCATCCCGTAGAGCACCAGCGTCACGCCGCCCAGCACCCCGGCCGGGGTCGCGGCGACCAGGGCGCCGAACTTGGGCACCAGACCGAGCAGGATCGCCACGATGGCAGCGACGAAGTAGGCCGCCGTGGAGTAGACCCGGGTGGCCGCCATCACCCCGATGTTCTCGGCGTACGTCGTGGTCGGCGAGCCGCCCACGGCCGAGGCGATGACGGTGCCGAGCCCGTCCGCCGCGATCGCCCGCCCCATCATCGGGTCGAGGTCGCGCTCGGTCATCTGGGCCACGGCCTTGACGTGGCCCATGTTCTCGGCGACCAGCGCGATCACGGCCGGCAGGGCGAGCAGCGCGAACGTGATCGAGAAGCTGGGTGCGTGCCAGCCGACGGCCCCGAGGTTCTTCGCGACGTACTGGTTGCCGGTCAGCCCGCTCGCCGTGTGCTTCGGGAAGCCGAACCAGTCGGCCGCCCTGACGTTGGTCCAGTCCACCCGGGCATGGGCGGTGGCACCGCTGCCGAGCGTGCCGAACACGAGGTCGGCCAGCCAGGACAGGACGTAGCCGAAGACCAGGCCGAGGAAGATCGCGATCCGGCCGAAGAAGCCGCGCAGGCCGACCGCCATCACCACGACGGCCAGCATGGTGATGATCGCCATCCACCGGTCCGCCGGCATGTAGACCGAGGTGGCGACGCCGGCCAGGTTGAACCCGATCAGCATCACCACGGCGCCGGTGACGACCGGAGGCAGGATCTTGTTCACCAGGCCCGCGCCGCCGAGGTGGATCGCCACGCCGACCAGGGCCAGCACGACGCCGGAGACCAGGATCGCGCCGGTCACGTCCGCCGGGCCGCCCGGACCTCCGGAGCCGGTGTAGGTGTAGATCGCGGTGGCGCCGCCCACGAACGACGCGGAGGTGCCCAGATAGCTCGGCACCTTGCCCTGGACGATCAGCAGGAAGCAGATCGTCGCGATCCCGCTCATCAGGATCGCGAGGTTGGCGTTGAGACCCATCAGGGTCGGGAAGACGAACGTCGCACCGAACATCGCCATCACGTGCTGCGCGCCGAGCCCCACCGTCTTCCCCCAGGCCAGCCGCTCGTCGGGCGCGACCGCCTGACCCGGAGCCGGGTCGACCTCTCGCCAGGTGAACATCGACATCTGGACCCTCCTTCTCGTGCGGGGGCCGACCACCCCCACCTGTGACGCCCATCACACACCCCGACGGCGCGGATCCGGCGGAGGAACGCCGTCCCACGCGGTCGCCGCGAGCCGGCGTACGACGAGGAGCAGCCGGGTCGCGAGCGGCTAGCGTGGGTGCCGTGCCGCCCGTGCCCCGATCCGCGACGTCCGTCCCGGTGGCCGCTCCGCCTCGGGTCGCTGCCTGGGTGCGGGCCGCCCCCGACGGCCCGGTGCCCGTGCTGCACCGGTGTGCCGAGGCCGTCCACGTCGATCTCGCGGGGCGATGCGTCGGGATCATCGCCCGCCAGGCGCCGGGCCTGCCCCAGTCCATGAGGACCAACCTGCTGCGGGTGTCGTCAACGGGCACCGAGAGCGCTTATGTTGAAGACGGAATCCTTCACGTGGGCGCTCTCGCTCTCGTGACGGGTCGTCTCGTGGAAGTTCGCGCGCCACAGATCGGCTCGACACGGGTTCCAGGCACAGAGGCGAGCCCGGCCGGTGCTGTGGGCTTCCCCCGGTCCCGGCCGGTCGGGCTCGCCGCGCTTCCGCCCGTGGTGGACGCCGGGACCGTGGCCGCGTTCATCGGCCACGGGGAGGGTCTGACCCCGCTCGGTGACGACGTGGTGTGCGGGTGGCTCGCCCTGCACCGCGCGGTCGGGGTGGCGACGCCGGCCGTCGACGACGCCGTACGCCGTCTGCTCGGCCGGACCACCGCCCTGTCCGCGACCCTGCTCGACTGCGCTCTGGCCGGCGAGGTGGCCGACCCCGTCGCCGACCATCTCCGCGCCCTGGGCAGTGACCGGGAGCCGGTCACCCGCGAGCGCCTGTCGCGCCTCGGCCACACCTCGGGCTCCGGGCTCGGGCACGGGATCGACCTGGCCCGCGCGGCGCTGTCCATCAGCCGGGACGCAGCATGACCGACCACGTCGAGCTGCGGGCCGGCGCCTACGCCGACTCGGTCACCCTGCTCCAGATCAGCCGGCGGGTGCAGGACCTGCCCGGGGTCCTCACCGCTCAGGTCGCGATGGCCACCCCGCTCAACCTCGAGGTGCTGGAGCGGATGGGCTTCGAGATCCCCGCCGACGCCGGTGTCAACCACCTGGTCGTCGCGGTCCGGCTCGAGACCGACGACCTGCTCGACGAGGTGCGCGCCGAGGTGGACCGCGCGCTGACCGAGCGGCGAACCACGACCGACGAGCGGGCCGACGCTCCGCCGCGGACCACCGGCTCGGCGCTGCTCCGCGAGCCGGGGGCGCTGGTCGTGGTCTCGGTGCCGGGGGCCAGCGCCGCCGTCGAGGCGATGGACGCGCTCGAGGCCGGCAGCGACGTGATGGTCTTCAGCGACCACGTGCCCGTCGACCAGGAGGTCGCGCTCAAGCGGTACGCAGCCGACCGTGGCCTGCTGGTGATGGGGCCCGACTCCGGCACGGCGGTGGTCGGTGGGGTGGGGCTCGGCTTCGCGAACGTGGTCGCGCCCGGCCCGGTCGGCATCGTCGCGGCGTCCGGCACCGGGTGCCAGCAGGTGCTGGCGCTGCTGGACCACGCCGGGGTCGGCGTCTCCACGGCGTACGGCGTGGGCGGACGCGACCTGTCCGCCGAGGTCGGCGGGCTGGCCACCCTGACGGCCCTCGGCCGGCTCGACGCCGACCCGGCCACCCGGCTGGTGGTACTGGTCTCGAAGCCGCCGGACGAGGCTGTCGGCGCCGACCTCGCGACGTACACGGCGGGGCTCGGCACGCCGGTGCTGACCGCGCTGCTGGGGGCCGGGCGGCCCGACCTCACCGCAGCCACCGAGCAGGTCCTGGACCGACTCGGCCACCGGGTGCCGCGCTGGCCGGTCCACGGGAGGGCGAACCCCGGCAGCGGGACGCGCCTGCACGGGCTCTTCGTAGGCGGCACGCTGAAGGCGGAGGCCGACGTGCTGGTCACCGCGGCCGGGGTCGACGCCGAGCTCGTCGACTTCGGCGACGACGCCTACACCGAGGGCCGGGCCCACCCGATGATCGACCCGAGCCTGCGCCTCGCGCGCCTCGCGGAGGTCGCGGCTGACCCCGCCACCGGGGTCGTCCTGCTGGACGTGGTGCTCGGCCACGGCGCCGAGCCCGACCCCGCGGCCGCCCTCGCGCCGGCCCTCCGGGGCCTGCGTCCGCCGGTGGTCGTCACCGTCGTCGGCACCGCCCACGACCCGCAGGGTCTTGACCGTCAGGTCGACGCGCTGGTCGCCGCCGGCGCCGAG
This genomic window from Nocardioides cynanchi contains:
- a CDS encoding DUF2877 domain-containing protein, producing the protein MVDAGTVAAFIGHGEGLTPLGDDVVCGWLALHRAVGVATPAVDDAVRRLLGRTTALSATLLDCALAGEVADPVADHLRALGSDREPVTRERLSRLGHTSGSGLGHGIDLARAALSISRDAA
- a CDS encoding SRPBCC family protein; the protein is MRITGREAIPYPVETVWEALLDPAVLVRTIPGCERLVAAGEHAYDLTVTAGVASIRGSYDGTCRLSDLVPHESLVMRLQGAGAPGTIDATVEVSFRESGGQTVVEYDADATVGGMVGGVGQRLLASVSRRTAGEFFANVGEAIASAGPRPGGGGAPDRAITPGATSAAPEVGRVFTAPARSVDAQQEFRKGIAVGAGLVLLGVLAGSLVGRRRR
- a CDS encoding FdrA family protein, with product MTDHVELRAGAYADSVTLLQISRRVQDLPGVLTAQVAMATPLNLEVLERMGFEIPADAGVNHLVVAVRLETDDLLDEVRAEVDRALTERRTTTDERADAPPRTTGSALLREPGALVVVSVPGASAAVEAMDALEAGSDVMVFSDHVPVDQEVALKRYAADRGLLVMGPDSGTAVVGGVGLGFANVVAPGPVGIVAASGTGCQQVLALLDHAGVGVSTAYGVGGRDLSAEVGGLATLTALGRLDADPATRLVVLVSKPPDEAVGADLATYTAGLGTPVLTALLGAGRPDLTAATEQVLDRLGHRVPRWPVHGRANPGSGTRLHGLFVGGTLKAEADVLVTAAGVDAELVDFGDDAYTEGRAHPMIDPSLRLARLAEVAADPATGVVLLDVVLGHGAEPDPAAALAPALRGLRPPVVVTVVGTAHDPQGLDRQVDALVAAGAEVHLSNAGATRRAIALLGGAR
- a CDS encoding (2Fe-2S)-binding protein — encoded protein: MSEQLHDLRLTVNGVAHALRVPARRLLSDALRHDLGLTGTHVGCEHGVCGACTVLLDGLPTRSCLMFAVSAVDVDITTVEGLTEADGTLGAVQQAFLECHGLQCGFCTPGFLTTVTAGLRQHPTPTEDDARDMVAGNLCRCTGYTNIVRSVLRAAELAGGEA
- a CDS encoding FAD binding domain-containing protein, which produces MKPAPFAFVRPQGLQHALEALAADEGAKVLAGGQSLVPLLNMRLAAPTTLVDINGLPALDEVLVSDEGVEVPALARQADVLASTAVRRVQPLLGLALAHVAHATIRNRGTVVGSLVHADAAAELPMVLALLGGHLRVASTAGTREIPADELFAGPLESTVRHDEIAVSAFFPALGADEGVAFAELARRHGDYAMCGAGALVRVEGDRVTRAWVAYLSVCDVPTVVDVELDDVGAEALAAAAERALGRLDPVGDVHASADYRAHLARVLTVRVLREAYDDARARAVGGRADPLGGRADPLGGRADPLGGRADPLGGRAESRP
- the cutA gene encoding aerobic carbon-monoxide dehydrogenase large subunit, whose translation is MTTKLFGQKVQRTEDQRFLRGQGRYVDDIAVGVGTLHAAVLRSPHAHARITDIDVGAVLDLDGVHLVWTHDDLTGPMADPLPLLIPHPALTHGRTQFALAKDEVNHVGEAIAFVVADDRYLAEDAVGRIRVTYDLLPAVVGIDAARAADRLVHDDVPGNVGARLEQENGDARAAIAASPHTLSLDLTVERSASMPLEGRGTVARWDPDVGRMTVWTSTQTSTGVRAAVAARLELDLGQVDVVTPDVGGGFGVKINHPWPEELLVPLAARQLGRTVKFTEDRREHFISSAHERGQVHHVEVGYDDDGRVLGLDVEFWHDHGAYTPYGLIVPIITSTQLLGPYKPGAYRVVFESLYTNTVMVTPYRGAGRPQGCYVMERTMDAIAAALGKDRAEVRAANFIQPDEFPFDQGLVFQDGRELEYDSGDYPASLAKLKELVGWDDFPAFREEMARQGRRVGIGLACYVEGTGVGPYEGAHVHVETSGKVKVATGLTTQGQGHATVFAQLVADVLGCRFEDVEVVTGDTRRMPYAVGTFASRAAVMSGSAIHLAATRAREKALRIAAEALEASVDDLEIVDGVVSVRGTEASIDLGTVAVLSNPLRYAFDEASKAATQFSVGDPGKPPVAEDDEPGLEGRDFYSPERSTFASGMHAVIVETDPETAEISILKYAVVHDCGRLINPMIVEGQIHGGVAQGIAGALYERMAYDDSGQLLNASFMDFLMPYVTEIPARIDIDHLETPSPLNPLGIKGAGEAGVIPSAAVFASAVSDAEQPYHPGLAITAMPISPSELFDLRRRHPATPVAQRSRDHEERP
- a CDS encoding amidase; this encodes MTGLTVESTARAMADGVRRREISARELLDLHLARIAERNPQLNAIVSLDEERARAAADAADERTASGADLGPLHGLPFAFKDTHDVAGWRTTYGSPLFADHVPDADELVVERIRAAGVVPIGKTNVPEFAAGSHTFNPVFGATLNPVDPTRSAGGSSGGAACALRAGMVPLADGSDMGGSLRNPASFCGVVGLRPSLGRVPSWPTDNLWETTATSGPLARDVGDVALLLSVIAGPDPRVPTALAEPGRSFAPPVAGDLRGLRVALSVDLAGLLEVDAEVSGVVAAAGESLAAGGARVEQAQPDLTEADDTFRTLRAWSFQAGLGPLLAAHPTGIKRSLADNIRAGEHLTGADVARAYAQRTALAERMRRFFETYDVLVLPTAQVPPFPVEQEYPTRINGRPMTTYLDWMRSCYVITVTGCPAISVPAGQTRGGLPVGIQIVAPFGADRRLLEVAAAFEAAAGLV
- a CDS encoding uracil-xanthine permease family protein, which encodes MSMFTWREVDPAPGQAVAPDERLAWGKTVGLGAQHVMAMFGATFVFPTLMGLNANLAILMSGIATICFLLIVQGKVPSYLGTSASFVGGATAIYTYTGSGGPGGPADVTGAILVSGVVLALVGVAIHLGGAGLVNKILPPVVTGAVVMLIGFNLAGVATSVYMPADRWMAIITMLAVVVMAVGLRGFFGRIAIFLGLVFGYVLSWLADLVFGTLGSGATAHARVDWTNVRAADWFGFPKHTASGLTGNQYVAKNLGAVGWHAPSFSITFALLALPAVIALVAENMGHVKAVAQMTERDLDPMMGRAIAADGLGTVIASAVGGSPTTTYAENIGVMAATRVYSTAAYFVAAIVAILLGLVPKFGALVAATPAGVLGGVTLVLYGMIGLLGAKIWKENDVDFGRPINLVPISAGLILGIGLGTSGFFEITKDFQLGGIAAGTVVILLGYHLARLIASDEDEGTMLAVGTPGAHVEGPPHG